In a genomic window of Erinaceus europaeus chromosome 12, mEriEur2.1, whole genome shotgun sequence:
- the ELP6 gene encoding elongator complex protein 6 isoform X1, which translates to MLAAPARPDWLPSADFARASFSRALELCCSSASVVSSTSPSGPGPLFPDLRMFPELNNLLNTAPDKAEQGRLTLLCDARTDGSFLVHHFLSFYLRANCKVCFVALIQSFSHYNIVAQKLGVSLTAARDRGQLVFLEGLKSSVEVFFQTPEEPHPLQFLREAKAGNLQPLYEFVRTALTPGDDGEAAWRCPVLLVDDLSVLLSLGLGAVAVLDWMQYCRATVCCQLKGNIVALVHDREDTEDEENDILLNGLSHQSHLILRTEGLATGFCRDVHGQVQCSGHCTTSWSAEAADSVETAHNPAGPEPHLSVQDTGQERVLFC; encoded by the exons ATGCTTGCGGCGCCGGCGCGGCCTGATTGGCTGCCGTCGGCTGACTTTGCGCGTGCTTCCTTTTCGCGCGCACTGGAGTTGTGTTGCTCCTCAGCTTCCGTTGTCTCTAGCACGTCTCCATCCGGGCCCGGGCCCTTGTTCCCTGATCTCAGAATGTTCCCGGAACTCAACAACCTTCTCAACACCGCTCCTGACAAGGCGGAGCAG ggGAGATTGACTCTACTCTGTGATGCCAGGACTGATGGCAGTTTCCTTGTAcatcactttctctccttctacctcaGAG CTAACTGTAAAGTCTGCTTTGTGGCCCTCATCCAGTCCTTCAGTCATTACAATATCGTGGCACAGAAACTG GGTGTCAGCCTGACCGCAGCGCGGGACCGGGGACAGCTCGTGTTTCTTGAGGGTCTCAAGTCCTCGGTGGAGGTCTTCTTCCAGACTCCGGAGGAACCACACCCTCTGCAGTTTCTCAG GGAAGCCAAGGCTGGCAACCTGCAGCCTCTGTATGAGTTTGTGCGGACGGCCCTGACTCCCGGGGATGACGGGGAAGCTGCATGGAGGTGCCCGGTGCTGCTGGTGGACGACCTCAGTGTGCTGCTGAGCCTGGGCCTGGGGGCGGTGGCCGTGCTGGACTGGATGCAGTACTGCAGAGCCACCGTGTGCTGCCAGCTGAAG GGAAACATAGTGGCCCTCGTACATGACAGGGAAGACACGGAGGACGAGGAGAATGACATCCTGCTGAACGGCCTTAGTCACCAGAGTCACCTGATCCTGCGGACAGAGGGCCTGGCCACCGGCTTCTGCAGGGATGTGCACGGACAA GTCCAATGCTCTGgtcactgcactacttcctggtCTGCTGAAG CTGCAGATTCGGTGGAGACAGCCCACAACCCAGCGGGACCGGAGCCTCACTTATCAGTACAAGATACAGGACAAGAACGTGTCCTTTTTTGCTAA
- the ELP6 gene encoding elongator complex protein 6 isoform X2, with protein sequence MLAAPARPDWLPSADFARASFSRALELCCSSASVVSSTSPSGPGPLFPDLRMFPELNNLLNTAPDKAEQGRLTLLCDARTDGSFLVHHFLSFYLRANCKVCFVALIQSFSHYNIVAQKLGVSLTAARDRGQLVFLEGLKSSVEVFFQTPEEPHPLQFLREAKAGNLQPLYEFVRTALTPGDDGEAAWRCPVLLVDDLSVLLSLGLGAVAVLDWMQYCRATVCCQLKGNIVALVHDREDTEDEENDILLNGLSHQSHLILRTEGLATGFCRDVHGQLQIRWRQPTTQRDRSLTYQYKIQDKNVSFFAKGLAPAVL encoded by the exons ATGCTTGCGGCGCCGGCGCGGCCTGATTGGCTGCCGTCGGCTGACTTTGCGCGTGCTTCCTTTTCGCGCGCACTGGAGTTGTGTTGCTCCTCAGCTTCCGTTGTCTCTAGCACGTCTCCATCCGGGCCCGGGCCCTTGTTCCCTGATCTCAGAATGTTCCCGGAACTCAACAACCTTCTCAACACCGCTCCTGACAAGGCGGAGCAG ggGAGATTGACTCTACTCTGTGATGCCAGGACTGATGGCAGTTTCCTTGTAcatcactttctctccttctacctcaGAG CTAACTGTAAAGTCTGCTTTGTGGCCCTCATCCAGTCCTTCAGTCATTACAATATCGTGGCACAGAAACTG GGTGTCAGCCTGACCGCAGCGCGGGACCGGGGACAGCTCGTGTTTCTTGAGGGTCTCAAGTCCTCGGTGGAGGTCTTCTTCCAGACTCCGGAGGAACCACACCCTCTGCAGTTTCTCAG GGAAGCCAAGGCTGGCAACCTGCAGCCTCTGTATGAGTTTGTGCGGACGGCCCTGACTCCCGGGGATGACGGGGAAGCTGCATGGAGGTGCCCGGTGCTGCTGGTGGACGACCTCAGTGTGCTGCTGAGCCTGGGCCTGGGGGCGGTGGCCGTGCTGGACTGGATGCAGTACTGCAGAGCCACCGTGTGCTGCCAGCTGAAG GGAAACATAGTGGCCCTCGTACATGACAGGGAAGACACGGAGGACGAGGAGAATGACATCCTGCTGAACGGCCTTAGTCACCAGAGTCACCTGATCCTGCGGACAGAGGGCCTGGCCACCGGCTTCTGCAGGGATGTGCACGGACAA CTGCAGATTCGGTGGAGACAGCCCACAACCCAGCGGGACCGGAGCCTCACTTATCAGTACAAGATACAGGACAAGAACGTGTCCTTTTTTGCTAAAGGACTGGCTCCTGCTGTTCTGTGA
- the ELP6 gene encoding elongator complex protein 6 isoform X3 has protein sequence MPGLMAVSLYITFSPSTSEGVSLTAARDRGQLVFLEGLKSSVEVFFQTPEEPHPLQFLREAKAGNLQPLYEFVRTALTPGDDGEAAWRCPVLLVDDLSVLLSLGLGAVAVLDWMQYCRATVCCQLKGNIVALVHDREDTEDEENDILLNGLSHQSHLILRTEGLATGFCRDVHGQLQIRWRQPTTQRDRSLTYQYKIQDKNVSFFAKGLAPAVL, from the exons ATGCCAGGACTGATGGCAGTTTCCTTGTAcatcactttctctccttctacctcaGAG GGTGTCAGCCTGACCGCAGCGCGGGACCGGGGACAGCTCGTGTTTCTTGAGGGTCTCAAGTCCTCGGTGGAGGTCTTCTTCCAGACTCCGGAGGAACCACACCCTCTGCAGTTTCTCAG GGAAGCCAAGGCTGGCAACCTGCAGCCTCTGTATGAGTTTGTGCGGACGGCCCTGACTCCCGGGGATGACGGGGAAGCTGCATGGAGGTGCCCGGTGCTGCTGGTGGACGACCTCAGTGTGCTGCTGAGCCTGGGCCTGGGGGCGGTGGCCGTGCTGGACTGGATGCAGTACTGCAGAGCCACCGTGTGCTGCCAGCTGAAG GGAAACATAGTGGCCCTCGTACATGACAGGGAAGACACGGAGGACGAGGAGAATGACATCCTGCTGAACGGCCTTAGTCACCAGAGTCACCTGATCCTGCGGACAGAGGGCCTGGCCACCGGCTTCTGCAGGGATGTGCACGGACAA CTGCAGATTCGGTGGAGACAGCCCACAACCCAGCGGGACCGGAGCCTCACTTATCAGTACAAGATACAGGACAAGAACGTGTCCTTTTTTGCTAAAGGACTGGCTCCTGCTGTTCTGTGA